In one Nocardioides sp. NBC_00368 genomic region, the following are encoded:
- a CDS encoding RDD family protein, with protein MSVAGLQAPSVEAAIAEPDRRFYAFAIDRVIAWAIFAAAGFAAWLIFFRNGNALAGIGLVAGVVLVVWLVGTVLTGSGGKTPGKMALGLRVVSDDSGAAGRPIGVGKAFVRQALLGLCTIPTLGIGTATFAWVAAMDERGRRQGWHDRRAGSVVVDVRPPAVVEAEEEAPAPRRIVNLTTMRLKQAEATPERAERPQTPAAPTQSTAGQAAAAQAVAEAQAAPTQVGVPVARQAPAAPVSPPAPPAPPAPPAPPAVAPAAQPAPPAPPTTAPPLAATARWRVTFDTGQSFVVEGLAIVGRGPEPRPGEEVSHRVALSSSDMSLSKTHAQFQVAADGTLVVMDRGSTNGTTLIRQGAARALGARRPAALVDGDKVKFGDRTMDVVREA; from the coding sequence ATGAGCGTGGCCGGCCTCCAGGCTCCGTCGGTCGAGGCAGCGATTGCGGAGCCGGATCGCCGGTTCTACGCGTTCGCCATCGACCGGGTGATCGCGTGGGCGATCTTCGCCGCGGCGGGATTCGCCGCCTGGCTGATCTTCTTCCGCAACGGAAACGCGCTGGCCGGGATCGGCCTGGTCGCCGGTGTGGTGCTGGTGGTCTGGCTGGTCGGCACCGTCCTCACCGGCTCCGGTGGAAAGACCCCCGGCAAGATGGCCCTCGGGCTCCGCGTGGTCAGCGACGACTCCGGGGCCGCGGGTCGCCCGATCGGCGTCGGCAAGGCGTTCGTACGCCAGGCACTCCTCGGTCTCTGCACGATCCCGACGCTCGGCATCGGCACCGCCACCTTCGCCTGGGTCGCGGCGATGGACGAGCGTGGCCGCCGCCAGGGGTGGCATGACCGCCGTGCGGGCTCGGTCGTGGTCGACGTACGTCCTCCGGCCGTCGTCGAGGCCGAGGAAGAGGCCCCGGCGCCGCGCCGCATCGTCAACCTGACCACGATGCGGCTGAAGCAGGCAGAGGCCACCCCCGAGCGCGCCGAGCGGCCGCAGACTCCGGCGGCTCCGACCCAGAGCACCGCAGGCCAAGCAGCGGCCGCGCAGGCCGTGGCCGAGGCTCAGGCGGCTCCGACCCAGGTCGGGGTGCCGGTCGCTCGTCAGGCGCCGGCGGCTCCCGTCTCGCCCCCGGCCCCTCCCGCGCCGCCCGCCCCGCCTGCCCCTCCGGCAGTGGCGCCCGCGGCGCAGCCTGCCCCTCCGGCACCGCCCACAACGGCCCCGCCGCTCGCGGCGACGGCTCGTTGGCGGGTCACGTTCGACACCGGCCAGAGCTTCGTGGTCGAGGGCCTGGCCATCGTCGGCCGCGGCCCCGAGCCACGCCCCGGCGAGGAGGTCTCCCACCGGGTGGCCCTCTCCTCGAGCGACATGTCGCTGTCCAAGACCCACGCCCAGTTCCAGGTCGCGGCCGACGGCACCCTCGTGGTCATGGACCGCGGTTCCACCAACGGCACCACCCTGATCCGCCAGGGTGCCGCACGCGCCCTCGGCGCCCGCCGGCCCGCGGCGCTCGTCGACGGCGACAAGGTCAAGTTCGGCGACCGCACCATGGATGTGGTTCGCGAGGCCTGA
- the lepB gene encoding signal peptidase I: MGAEREAPVQSGRRPRGFLGSLVEIVIIAVTAILLAVVIKTFLAQAFYIPSESMRPGLEVNDRVLVEKPSYWTGTPERGDVVVFADPGDWLSTNQVPPAPTGFRAVLAKVGLYPTGDHLVKRVIGVAGDTVECCDSGRIVVNGTPLDESSFIAPSDTCDGPMAQDNGAYVKGGCRGWKAVVPEGRLFVMGDNRANSADSSFHLCNPERQESGDESCANAFVPVSDVVGRVAVVFWPTDHFDVEHRPETFDSVD; the protein is encoded by the coding sequence ATGGGGGCAGAGAGGGAGGCGCCGGTGCAGTCTGGCCGGCGGCCGAGGGGATTTCTGGGGTCGCTGGTCGAGATCGTGATCATCGCGGTGACGGCGATCCTGCTCGCGGTCGTCATCAAGACGTTCCTCGCCCAGGCGTTCTACATCCCCTCGGAGTCGATGCGGCCCGGGCTGGAGGTCAATGACCGGGTCCTGGTGGAGAAACCGTCCTACTGGACCGGCACACCTGAGCGTGGCGACGTGGTCGTCTTCGCCGATCCCGGCGACTGGCTCTCGACGAACCAGGTGCCGCCGGCGCCGACCGGTTTCCGGGCGGTGCTCGCCAAGGTCGGGCTCTACCCGACCGGCGACCACCTGGTGAAGCGGGTCATCGGAGTCGCCGGCGACACCGTCGAGTGCTGCGATTCGGGTCGCATCGTGGTCAACGGAACGCCTCTGGACGAGTCCTCGTTCATCGCTCCGAGCGATACCTGTGACGGCCCGATGGCACAGGACAACGGGGCGTACGTCAAGGGCGGCTGCCGCGGCTGGAAGGCAGTGGTCCCCGAGGGCCGGCTCTTCGTGATGGGCGACAACCGCGCCAACTCGGCCGACTCGTCCTTCCACCTGTGCAACCCCGAGCGTCAGGAGTCCGGCGACGAGTCCTGCGCGAACGCGTTCGTACCGGTCTCGGACGTCGTCGGTCGCGTCGCCGTCGTCTTCTGGCCCACCGACCACTTCGACGTCGAGCACCGTCCGGAGACCTTCGACTCCGTCGACTGA
- a CDS encoding nitrate- and nitrite sensing domain-containing protein: protein MLAGVPPVVLRPIWQTTDESAQAWRARVQEIESGDEDLDATVTRIEEGLDDLRTQARSAPASVAERYGALIDDLFSITDDVPSTGAGETASSIEAIRHVPEIWESLGQERTTMNAVLARSPSPGEKQAGDKEVAALTEAEADLRRSLAGFYEKSSAEQRQALDELTNGTAMEGATGVPAQQGVNEIIAGDRSDLTLASYAAYSIDFMRGLQAVAVSSAEEIVVDRRSVRDDALRGAMVAFVLTVVVLGVLAVVIVVLAVLLIVLRSSAGARGARG, encoded by the coding sequence ATGCTGGCCGGCGTACCTCCCGTCGTGCTCCGGCCGATATGGCAGACCACCGACGAGTCGGCGCAGGCGTGGCGCGCGCGGGTGCAGGAGATCGAGAGCGGCGACGAGGATCTCGACGCGACCGTCACCCGGATCGAGGAAGGGCTCGACGACCTGCGTACGCAGGCGCGGAGTGCTCCTGCCTCGGTCGCCGAGAGATACGGGGCCCTGATCGATGACCTGTTCAGCATCACCGACGATGTGCCGAGCACGGGCGCGGGCGAGACGGCCTCGTCGATCGAGGCGATCCGCCACGTGCCCGAGATCTGGGAGTCGCTGGGCCAGGAGCGCACGACGATGAACGCCGTGCTCGCCAGGTCACCGTCGCCCGGCGAGAAGCAGGCCGGCGACAAGGAGGTCGCCGCACTCACCGAGGCAGAGGCCGACCTGCGGCGCTCGCTCGCCGGCTTCTACGAGAAGTCCTCGGCAGAGCAGCGTCAGGCCCTCGACGAGCTGACCAACGGCACCGCCATGGAGGGTGCCACCGGCGTACCTGCGCAGCAGGGGGTCAACGAGATCATCGCCGGAGATCGCAGCGACCTCACCCTGGCGTCGTACGCCGCTTACAGCATCGATTTCATGCGTGGTCTGCAGGCGGTGGCCGTCTCCTCGGCCGAGGAGATCGTGGTGGACCGACGTTCCGTCCGCGATGACGCGCTGCGCGGCGCCATGGTCGCCTTCGTCCTCACGGTCGTCGTCCTGGGCGTCCTCGCGGTGGTCATCGTCGTGCTCGCGGTCCTGCTGATCGTCCTGCGCTCGTCCGCGGGCGCGCGTGGAGCACGTGGATAG
- a CDS encoding ExsB family transcriptional regulator, producing MSDLDQRLHALEADLKTRGSVLVAFSGGADSAFLLAAATRALGSDHVAAATGYSHSLPIAERDPAAEFARSLGVRLITPQTHEMEREGYRANGTDRCFFCKAELLDTLVPLARDLGLAHVATGTNADDAIEGLNGLRPGIRAAAERGAITPLKDAGLTKAQIREASRRWDLPTWDKPAAACLSSRIAYGLEVTPRRLARVERAEQGVRSLLATHGHDAARVDLRVRDHGEKATVELSANLLPLDPDHADEVLRTVTDAGFPAAEIDPRGFRSGSMRRIEPVEMNQKAVK from the coding sequence GTGTCCGATCTCGACCAACGGCTCCACGCTCTCGAAGCCGATCTCAAGACTCGGGGGAGCGTGCTGGTCGCCTTCTCCGGTGGCGCCGACAGCGCCTTCCTCCTCGCGGCCGCGACCAGGGCTCTGGGCAGCGACCACGTCGCCGCGGCGACCGGCTACTCACACAGCCTCCCGATCGCCGAACGGGATCCGGCAGCCGAGTTCGCCAGGAGCCTCGGCGTACGCCTGATCACCCCGCAGACCCACGAGATGGAGCGGGAGGGCTACCGGGCCAACGGCACCGACCGGTGCTTCTTCTGCAAGGCCGAGCTGCTCGACACCCTGGTCCCGTTGGCCCGCGACCTCGGGCTGGCCCACGTCGCGACCGGCACCAACGCCGACGACGCGATCGAGGGGCTCAACGGTCTCCGGCCCGGCATCCGCGCCGCCGCCGAACGCGGTGCGATCACCCCGCTCAAGGACGCCGGCCTGACCAAGGCGCAGATCCGTGAGGCGTCGCGCCGCTGGGACCTGCCGACCTGGGACAAGCCGGCCGCCGCCTGCCTCTCCAGCCGGATCGCCTACGGCCTGGAGGTCACCCCGCGCCGGCTCGCGCGCGTGGAGCGGGCGGAGCAAGGCGTACGCAGCCTCCTGGCCACCCACGGCCACGACGCCGCCCGGGTGGACCTGCGCGTGCGCGACCACGGGGAGAAGGCGACGGTCGAGCTGTCGGCTAACCTCCTGCCTCTCGACCCCGACCATGCCGACGAGGTGCTCAGGACCGTGACAGACGCAGGATTCCCCGCCGCCGAGATCGACCCACGGGGCTTCCGCTCCGGATCGATGCGGCGTATCGAGCCTGTCGAGATGAACCAGAAGGCTGTGAAGTGA
- a CDS encoding M50 family metallopeptidase, whose translation MREFWDTITATQTVPEAPWLIGAGFVALALVVWRTSWRTVRLGVTVVHEAGHAVVAVLVGRRLAGIKLHSDTSGVTLSRGKPSGPGMVAMLAAGYLAPALLGLLSATMLAAGHALGLLWLLVAAMLVLLVWVRNGYGLVVLLVLGAALGAISWYADGRLQTIVATLVTWLLLLASPRPLLELLGRGERGRRGSDPDQLAGLTGIPSVLWILVLLAVNIAGLVVGVQTLIPDLSWI comes from the coding sequence GTGAGGGAGTTCTGGGACACCATCACCGCGACCCAGACCGTCCCTGAAGCGCCCTGGCTGATCGGCGCCGGATTCGTCGCCCTGGCGCTCGTCGTGTGGCGTACGTCCTGGCGGACCGTACGCCTCGGTGTCACCGTCGTCCACGAGGCCGGCCACGCGGTGGTGGCGGTCCTGGTGGGAAGGCGTCTGGCCGGGATCAAGCTCCACTCCGACACCTCGGGCGTCACGCTCTCGCGCGGCAAGCCGTCCGGGCCGGGGATGGTGGCGATGCTCGCCGCCGGCTACCTCGCGCCGGCGCTCCTCGGCCTGCTCAGCGCGACCATGCTCGCCGCCGGCCACGCCCTGGGGCTGCTGTGGCTCCTGGTGGCGGCGATGCTCGTGCTGCTGGTGTGGGTACGCAACGGCTACGGCCTCGTCGTCCTGCTGGTGCTCGGCGCCGCGCTCGGCGCGATCAGCTGGTACGCCGATGGCCGCCTCCAGACCATCGTCGCCACCCTGGTGACGTGGCTGCTCCTGCTCGCCTCGCCGAGGCCGCTCCTGGAGCTCCTCGGCCGCGGCGAGCGAGGCCGCCGCGGCTCCGACCCCGATCAGCTCGCCGGCCTGACCGGGATCCCCTCGGTGCTCTGGATCCTCGTCCTGCTGGCCGTCAACATCGCCGGCCTCGTGGTCGGCGTGCAGACCCTGATCCCGGACCTGAGCTGGATCTAG
- a CDS encoding cold-shock protein → MPTGKVKWFDATKGFGFLSQDDGPDVYVHADALPEGAAKTLKAGTRVEFGIAQGRRGEQALSVTVLERSPSVSGRQRAAKRRKPEEMELIVENVIKLLDDIRDGYAQGRPPTRELAKKVSPALRQIADEFEL, encoded by the coding sequence GTGCCTACTGGCAAGGTCAAGTGGTTCGACGCCACCAAGGGCTTCGGGTTTCTGTCGCAGGACGACGGTCCGGACGTGTACGTCCACGCCGACGCGCTCCCCGAGGGCGCTGCCAAGACCTTGAAGGCCGGCACCCGGGTGGAGTTCGGCATCGCCCAGGGGCGCCGCGGCGAGCAGGCGCTCTCGGTGACCGTCCTCGAGCGCTCCCCGTCCGTCTCCGGTCGCCAGCGTGCCGCCAAGCGCCGCAAGCCCGAGGAGATGGAGCTGATCGTCGAGAACGTCATCAAGCTCCTCGACGACATCCGCGACGGCTACGCCCAGGGCCGCCCGCCCACCCGCGAGCTGGCCAAGAAGGTCTCGCCCGCACTGCGTCAGATCGCCGACGAGTTCGAGCTCTGA
- a CDS encoding nitrate- and nitrite sensing domain-containing protein: MLLIPTIAAMVFGGLSISRALSAQAEARQAETVAQALPDTYNLAINILFERDGALAGVPEVVMRPLQQTTDESIEAWSAKAKEIDAGDDKDLENSIVEIQQALNGIDDLRAQIQEKDTQVEAQLAYTTVMNNLFGISAQMPTLENDEVFSKIAAISNVRPASEAMGTERVIMMEALSKKAAAEKNGAVNPDVLTDEQFAELARAEAKWRLSTADYYLKTSDEIRQQLDELTNETTTNGSIGAPAHRVVNQVITSGGTDRVKMTPDQYTGASTEFIRGLQKMIVATAQEISDDVEQIKTDATRDAIVIGVLVLVVLIFALAVGLVAARSILSPLSQLRRLAYNLANHDLPERVAYMNQADGPVDTHVEPLDIARRDEIGDVADAFDAVHVEAIRLAGEQAELRTNVDKMFMNLSRRSQSLVERQLQLIDQLEANEQDPDDLANLFRLDHLATRMRRNDESLLVLAGGEIGHAARGPVPVLDVLRAAASEIEQFARVDIDSEENAEFEGAIAGDLVHLLAELIENATNFSPPDTAVTIRTFRAGPAAPLLVEIEDLGIGMTPEELDAANMKLRRATGLDADVARMMGLVVVARLAARHGLYIELVPNRPRGVVARVEMPVTTIVGAHAETPSGQQQGFDAYAFQQGAYGQQTGAYPVAGELPYEMQYGMPAYDAQPYAGGNPYDVPVGALPAPEAPAASAAAPPALPSRTPGASNHPNLSNNGGGPGFQQGANGQSGQHNGFGQTGPHTGQQPAFGGVPPMPGDPGFESPAARTGSFPAQPQQFSGGQPQFGGDPFGGDPFGANQPASQPAQSSGPQQNFLSNMLPVRKAEDLAARFPDGRFDPSTETGDLPRRDPGAQGGSPFGTDTGAFRTFERPAERTTPRTPPPGFGPDDDPFGPAGDAIAPNPMGPMAPEPTNSPNPLDSTTEVPILDDEGSSIFDDLQSEWFTRRRPLGARRAMEAKGDPLSDPLAGPAAGPAGPAAKVGKGAKPADADAAAPAPAGDALGEQAVPDDEPTTPMSWSSPGDEGWRRAQELEKLQEQEPATVTQGGLPVRVPGQNLIPGAAPSVTPPSSGPRNMDARRTRGMSSFQKGVSRARNNPAEAESNPEGEEQQ; encoded by the coding sequence GTGCTGCTCATCCCGACCATCGCGGCGATGGTGTTCGGCGGGTTGAGCATTTCGCGCGCCCTCTCAGCCCAGGCGGAAGCACGCCAGGCCGAGACTGTCGCCCAGGCGCTGCCTGACACCTACAACCTCGCGATCAACATCCTTTTCGAGCGTGACGGTGCGCTCGCGGGTGTTCCCGAGGTCGTCATGCGGCCGCTGCAGCAGACGACCGACGAGTCGATCGAGGCCTGGAGCGCCAAGGCGAAGGAGATCGACGCCGGCGACGACAAGGACCTCGAGAACAGCATCGTCGAGATCCAGCAGGCGCTGAACGGCATCGACGACCTGCGCGCGCAGATCCAGGAGAAGGACACCCAGGTCGAGGCCCAGCTGGCCTACACGACCGTGATGAACAACCTCTTCGGGATCTCGGCGCAGATGCCGACCCTGGAGAACGACGAGGTCTTCTCCAAGATCGCCGCGATCAGCAACGTGCGTCCCGCCTCGGAGGCGATGGGCACCGAGCGCGTGATCATGATGGAGGCGCTGAGCAAGAAGGCCGCGGCCGAGAAGAACGGGGCGGTCAACCCGGACGTCCTCACCGACGAGCAGTTCGCGGAGCTCGCCCGGGCCGAGGCCAAGTGGCGCCTGTCCACGGCCGACTACTACCTCAAGACCTCCGACGAGATCCGCCAGCAGCTCGACGAGCTGACCAACGAGACCACCACCAACGGCTCGATCGGGGCACCCGCCCACCGGGTCGTCAACCAGGTGATCACCAGCGGTGGCACCGACCGGGTCAAGATGACCCCGGACCAGTACACCGGCGCCAGCACGGAGTTCATCCGCGGTCTGCAGAAGATGATCGTCGCGACCGCGCAGGAGATCAGTGACGACGTCGAGCAGATCAAGACGGACGCGACCCGTGACGCGATCGTCATCGGTGTCCTCGTCCTCGTCGTCCTGATCTTCGCGCTCGCCGTCGGTCTGGTCGCGGCTCGCTCGATCCTGTCGCCGCTGAGCCAGCTGCGCCGCCTGGCCTACAACCTGGCCAACCACGACCTGCCGGAGCGAGTCGCCTACATGAACCAGGCCGACGGCCCGGTCGACACCCATGTGGAGCCGCTGGACATCGCACGCCGAGACGAGATCGGTGACGTCGCGGACGCGTTCGACGCGGTCCACGTCGAGGCGATCCGGCTGGCGGGCGAGCAGGCCGAGCTGCGTACGAACGTCGACAAGATGTTCATGAACCTCTCCCGCCGTTCGCAGAGCCTCGTCGAGCGCCAGCTCCAGCTCATCGACCAGCTCGAGGCCAACGAGCAGGACCCCGACGACCTCGCGAACCTGTTCCGCCTGGACCACCTCGCGACCCGTATGCGCCGCAACGACGAGTCCCTGCTGGTTCTCGCCGGCGGCGAGATCGGCCACGCTGCTCGTGGCCCGGTCCCGGTCCTCGACGTGCTCCGCGCCGCGGCCTCCGAGATCGAGCAGTTCGCCCGGGTCGACATCGACTCCGAGGAGAACGCCGAGTTCGAGGGCGCGATCGCGGGTGACCTCGTGCACCTGCTCGCGGAGCTGATCGAGAACGCCACCAACTTCTCCCCGCCCGACACCGCAGTCACGATCCGCACCTTCCGCGCCGGCCCCGCCGCGCCGCTGCTGGTCGAGATCGAGGACCTCGGTATCGGCATGACGCCGGAGGAGCTCGACGCGGCCAACATGAAGCTGCGCCGCGCGACCGGCCTCGACGCCGACGTCGCCCGGATGATGGGTCTGGTCGTGGTCGCGCGCCTGGCGGCGCGTCACGGCCTCTACATCGAGCTCGTGCCCAACCGCCCCCGCGGTGTGGTCGCGCGCGTCGAGATGCCGGTCACCACGATCGTCGGTGCTCACGCGGAGACCCCGTCGGGTCAGCAGCAGGGCTTCGACGCGTACGCCTTCCAGCAGGGCGCCTACGGCCAGCAGACCGGTGCCTACCCGGTCGCCGGCGAGCTTCCCTACGAGATGCAGTACGGGATGCCCGCCTACGACGCGCAGCCCTACGCCGGTGGCAACCCCTACGACGTCCCCGTCGGTGCGCTCCCGGCACCCGAGGCGCCCGCCGCCTCCGCGGCTGCGCCGCCGGCGCTGCCGAGCCGTACGCCGGGTGCGTCCAACCACCCGAACCTGTCCAACAACGGCGGAGGCCCCGGCTTCCAGCAGGGTGCGAACGGCCAGTCCGGCCAGCACAACGGCTTCGGCCAGACCGGACCGCACACCGGCCAGCAGCCTGCGTTCGGCGGTGTCCCGCCGATGCCGGGCGACCCGGGCTTCGAGTCCCCGGCCGCGCGCACGGGCAGCTTCCCGGCCCAGCCCCAACAGTTCAGCGGCGGCCAGCCGCAGTTCGGCGGCGACCCGTTCGGCGGTGACCCGTTCGGCGCCAACCAGCCGGCATCGCAGCCGGCGCAGTCGAGCGGGCCGCAGCAGAACTTCCTGTCCAACATGCTGCCGGTGCGCAAGGCCGAGGACCTGGCCGCGCGCTTCCCCGACGGCCGCTTCGACCCGAGCACCGAGACCGGCGACCTGCCTCGCCGCGACCCGGGCGCCCAGGGTGGCAGCCCGTTCGGCACCGACACCGGCGCGTTCCGCACCTTCGAGCGGCCCGCCGAGCGCACGACGCCGCGTACGCCGCCTCCGGGGTTCGGTCCTGACGACGACCCGTTCGGTCCGGCCGGTGACGCGATCGCCCCGAACCCGATGGGCCCGATGGCTCCGGAGCCGACCAACTCGCCGAACCCGCTCGACTCGACCACCGAGGTTCCGATCCTCGACGACGAGGGCAGCTCGATCTTCGACGACCTCCAGTCGGAGTGGTTCACCCGTCGTCGCCCGCTCGGCGCTCGCCGGGCGATGGAGGCGAAGGGCGACCCGCTGAGCGACCCGCTCGCCGGCCCTGCCGCCGGTCCTGCCGGTCCGGCCGCCAAGGTCGGCAAGGGCGCCAAGCCCGCCGACGCCGATGCCGCTGCGCCCGCTCCCGCGGGCGACGCGCTCGGCGAGCAGGCCGTCCCGGACGACGAGCCGACCACGCCGATGAGCTGGTCCTCGCCGGGTGATGAGGGCTGGCGCCGGGCGCAGGAGCTGGAGAAGCTGCAGGAGCAGGAGCCGGCGACGGTCACCCAGGGTGGCCTCCCGGTGCGTGTCCCGGGGCAGAACCTGATCCCAGGAGCGGCCCCATCGGTCACACCACCGTCATCAGGTCCGCGTAACATGGACGCGCGCCGGACCCGTGGCATGTCCAGCTTCCAGAAGGGCGTCAGCCGCGCCCGCAACAACCCCGCTGAGGCGGAAAGCAACCCCGAAGGTGAGGAGCAGCAGTGA
- a CDS encoding roadblock/LC7 domain-containing protein, whose product MTTAPAGLDWLVDSLTQRTPDIAHAILVSADGMPMASSVDFPPDRADQLSAIASGLTSLTQGAARCFAAGNVQQMVIEMDGGYLVLMAVGEGSSLAALAAPDCDLGQVGYQMQLLISRVATALTPDTRTGA is encoded by the coding sequence GTGACAACGGCCCCCGCAGGACTGGACTGGCTTGTCGACAGCCTGACCCAGCGCACCCCCGACATCGCTCACGCGATCTTGGTGTCGGCTGATGGCATGCCGATGGCCAGCTCCGTCGACTTCCCCCCGGACCGGGCCGACCAGCTCTCGGCGATCGCCTCCGGTCTCACGAGTCTTACCCAGGGAGCAGCTCGGTGCTTCGCCGCGGGTAATGTCCAGCAGATGGTCATCGAGATGGACGGTGGCTATCTGGTCCTCATGGCGGTTGGTGAGGGTTCCAGCCTTGCTGCCCTCGCCGCCCCCGACTGCGATCTGGGACAGGTTGGCTACCAGATGCAGCTGCTCATCTCGCGTGTTGCCACCGCCCTCACCCCCGATACCAGAACCGGCGCCTGA
- a CDS encoding DUF742 domain-containing protein — translation MSNHASEPPPLVRPYALTRGRTQPKRVFPMEALVITDRYVIDGYVRSPEERTIAELCRESRSVAEVAALIRVPLGVARVLIGDLAERGVVQVHASKVPDAPDTALLERVLSGLRKL, via the coding sequence GTGAGCAACCACGCCTCCGAACCGCCGCCCCTGGTCAGGCCGTACGCCCTGACTCGAGGCCGCACGCAACCCAAGCGCGTCTTCCCGATGGAAGCCCTGGTGATCACCGACCGCTACGTGATCGACGGCTACGTCCGGTCGCCAGAGGAGCGGACGATCGCGGAGCTCTGCCGCGAGAGCCGTTCCGTCGCCGAGGTTGCGGCGCTCATCCGGGTGCCCCTGGGTGTTGCCCGAGTCCTGATCGGTGACCTTGCGGAGCGCGGCGTGGTGCAGGTGCACGCCAGCAAGGTCCCGGACGCCCCGGACACCGCTCTCCTCGAGCGCGTGCTGTCCGGCCTGAGGAAGCTTTGA
- a CDS encoding GTP-binding protein, translating to MTTDSKQATMSAKIVIAGGFGVGKTTFVGSVSEIVPLTTEAVMTQATAGVDDLSAVPNKKTTTVAMDFGRVSLDSDLILYLFGTPGQNRFWFMWDDLTQGAIGAVVLIDTRRLADSFGAIDYFESRNVPFVVAHNVFGANQAYKPEQIREALALRPDIPIVTCDARDRQSTKATLISLVEYVLSMVSTRALQ from the coding sequence GTGACCACCGACTCCAAGCAGGCGACCATGTCTGCGAAGATCGTCATCGCCGGCGGGTTCGGCGTTGGTAAGACGACCTTCGTCGGATCCGTCTCGGAGATCGTCCCTCTGACGACCGAGGCCGTGATGACGCAGGCGACTGCCGGCGTCGACGACCTCTCCGCCGTGCCCAACAAGAAGACCACGACCGTGGCGATGGACTTCGGGCGGGTCTCTCTCGACTCCGACCTGATCCTCTACCTGTTCGGCACGCCCGGCCAGAACCGCTTCTGGTTCATGTGGGACGACCTGACCCAGGGTGCCATCGGCGCCGTGGTGCTCATCGACACCCGTCGTCTCGCCGACTCCTTCGGCGCGATCGACTACTTCGAGTCCCGCAACGTGCCGTTCGTCGTGGCTCACAACGTCTTCGGCGCCAACCAGGCCTACAAGCCGGAGCAGATCCGTGAGGCCCTGGCACTGCGCCCGGACATCCCGATCGTCACCTGCGACGCCCGTGACCGCCAGTCGACCAAGGCGACGCTGATCTCGCTCGTCGAGTACGTCCTCTCCATGGTCTCCACGCGCGCGCTCCAGTAG
- a CDS encoding DUF3027 domain-containing protein, producing MWSVITTPYADATAVAAVDEARAALLSDVPAADVGEHLGHVAEDGAGPGVVTHLFACTRKGYVGWHWSVTVVYVPVLGGASEVTVNEVVLVPGDAAIVAPAWVPYRDRIKPGDLSPGDLLPVEDDDARLVPTYAFGDDPLDADEKAQVREVAKDLGLGRVRTLSTSGFDAAAERWYAGDGGPEAPLAQAAPDQCHSCGFLVRLTGHLASTFGVCANGDANDDGKVVSLNHGCGAHSEVRLAKKHEPQPLPDPVFDTISDDVEAF from the coding sequence ATGTGGTCCGTGATCACGACCCCGTACGCCGATGCGACGGCCGTCGCTGCCGTCGACGAGGCCCGCGCCGCGCTCCTGTCCGACGTGCCAGCCGCTGACGTCGGAGAACATCTCGGTCATGTGGCCGAGGATGGTGCCGGCCCAGGCGTCGTGACCCACCTGTTCGCCTGCACCCGCAAGGGCTACGTCGGCTGGCACTGGTCGGTCACGGTCGTCTACGTCCCGGTCCTGGGCGGAGCCTCCGAGGTGACCGTCAACGAGGTCGTCCTCGTTCCCGGCGACGCCGCGATCGTGGCCCCCGCGTGGGTGCCCTACCGCGACCGGATCAAGCCCGGCGACCTCTCGCCCGGCGACCTGCTCCCGGTCGAGGACGACGACGCCCGGCTGGTCCCGACGTACGCCTTCGGTGACGATCCGCTCGACGCCGACGAGAAGGCGCAGGTGCGCGAGGTCGCCAAGGATCTCGGTCTCGGTCGCGTCCGCACCCTGTCGACCTCGGGCTTCGACGCTGCCGCCGAGCGGTGGTACGCCGGTGACGGCGGCCCCGAGGCGCCGCTCGCCCAGGCTGCCCCCGACCAGTGCCACAGCTGTGGCTTCCTGGTCCGGCTGACCGGCCACCTGGCCTCGACCTTCGGTGTCTGCGCCAACGGCGACGCCAACGACGACGGCAAGGTGGTCAGCCTCAACCACGGGTGCGGTGCGCACTCGGAGGTGCGGCTGGCGAAGAAGCACGAGCCGCAGCCGCTGCCGGACCCGGTCTTCGACACCATCAGCGACGACGTCGAGGCCTTCTAG
- a CDS encoding DUF2530 domain-containing protein, translating to MSDQYRDEDYPGTYPEQQYDAYEGDYYPEDGGYSQDYGYEEPPVEEPVEPRPEPKIELVDEDGIRAFELATLGWLVGFVALLPFWGLLNDRGWTWWIWTCLAAFGIGAIGIELTRRRKASRLRAEGLA from the coding sequence ATGAGCGACCAGTACCGCGACGAGGACTACCCCGGCACCTACCCGGAGCAGCAGTACGACGCGTACGAGGGCGACTACTACCCCGAGGACGGCGGCTACTCCCAGGACTACGGCTACGAGGAGCCGCCTGTCGAGGAGCCGGTGGAGCCGCGTCCCGAGCCGAAGATCGAGCTGGTCGACGAGGACGGCATCCGCGCCTTCGAGCTCGCCACCCTCGGCTGGCTCGTCGGGTTCGTGGCCCTGCTTCCCTTCTGGGGCCTGCTCAACGACCGCGGCTGGACCTGGTGGATCTGGACCTGCCTGGCCGCCTTCGGCATCGGTGCCATCGGCATCGAGCTGACCCGGCGCCGCAAGGCCAGCCGACTGCGCGCCGAGGGCCTCGCCTAG